In the Apodemus sylvaticus chromosome 3, mApoSyl1.1, whole genome shotgun sequence genome, GCCTTTATCTGCCTGCACAACAGGGTCCAGATGAGGCTGCTGTTCTccgagaggaaaagaagaagaagaaatccttGCAGTCAGGTGAGCTGAGCAGTTAGCGGTGGTTTCTGGGGGTGGAATAGATCAGGGGACTGCGGGAGTAACCGTGTCATTTACCTTACTGCCAGAGCAACAGCTGGTGCAGCTGACACAACAGCTGGCCCAGACGGAGCAGCACCTGAACAACCTGATGACCCAGCTGGATCCCCTTTTTGAACAGTGAGAATTTGTGGGGAGGGTGAGGTGGGAGCAGAGGAGACTTGGACTGGGCAGCCCCTGAGTGGGTATTTCTACAGGGTGACTACTTTGGTTGGAACCCAGCGGGAACTTCTAAACACAAAACTAAAGACCATCCACCACCTTCTTCTACAAGACTGCAAGCCTGATACAGGGGTGGAAGTTCCGGAACCAGGTAAAAGGTTGGGAGGTATCTGATGACTGGGAGAAATGGCTGAAACTGGAGCAAGCCAGTCTTCTCCCTCACAGAGGCCGGCATACCCTTTCCTGAGGACCTGCAGAAAGACGACCAAGAAGCCGGAAACAGTCAGGCCTGCGAAGAGCCCATAAACTGGAGCCCAGAGACATGGAACCTAGCTCCCTCCTGGGAGGTGGAGCGGGGGCTGAGGAGAAGGTGGCCCAAGACGGTGACAAAGGGTCCAGCTGTAAATGGCGGACAACCACCGAAGGGTTAGTAAAAGCAATCGTCTCGTATTGGGTGTTCCTCTGTGCTTTTCCTACTcctagctacacacacacacacacacacacacggtgcataAGCCAAGTGGGCTTCCTTTATTAGGAAAAGAGACTGCCTTCCAGAATGTGaatggagaagacagagagagctaCAGTTCTTCCCTTGTGTTTCTGAGGCTACCGATATGCCAGCCACCAAGGTTCAAACTCCATTTTCTCATGGTTTAGACAGAAATGCCtttgcaaaagcaaaacaacacttTATTAAAAATCCAGTGGGGAAATAAATTATAGAACTTTTACAACATAGGAGGTAGTTCAGGAGGAtctatcaggagttcaaggccactctgggctacatgaaaccttgtctcaagaaagaaagaagaaaaaaaaacaccagctATGTACAATAGCcagcacacacacctgtaaacccagcatctgagaagctgaggcagaaggaattcGAGTTCATGGTCAGCCCGGGTCACACAataagatcctttctcaaaaataaaacaaactatagGCAAGAACCTCAAAATGGCCCTTACAAAGCTGCAACTGGAATAAACAGCCAGCCACAGCCAGCGGGAGCTTTAccgcccccccctccccccagtggcGTGGCATTAAAGGGGTTTGCTCCACCGAGGCTCCGCCGAATGAAGTACATCCCTTTTGGTCTTGGCTCTACCGTATCTAGAGTTCTGGAATTTTAGGATTCTCTATAGGCATGCCCAGCTGCCGTGTATCCAGGATAGCTGTGAAGTGGCCCAGCACACTTGGAGATGACAATGTCATGTTGCAGAGTCACTTCTGTGGGTCgagctcttctggcttctgtgggaagAGAACAGTTTGGGCACTGGAATGAGTGCGGGATTCAGTGGCctacagggagggggaggggctgtgagCCAAGGGGCTCCTTCCCATGCTTGCCAGGGAAACAGGGCTTACCTAACAGCCAGAGTCAGGCTGTGGTACCATTGTGACAGCTCCTCCTGGTCAGTAGACATAAGCAGTAGTTTCTCACGGGGAAAGGACAGCTAGGGAGAAACCACTTAGTTCAGAGCAAGTCAGGCTGGGGCCTTGACTGGCTCCATGATGCTAATTCAGGGATAAGTGTGACGCCTTAGCTCACCAATCCCCTTCTTCTCATGAGAAGGGCGCCGGCCCAGGCGATGGGCTGCTTTGCAACCACGTCAAGTATATTTGGGGCCCAGATTTCCCATCTGCTACTTACACTGAGCAATCCACCACAAGGTCCTCCTGAATGGCCAAAGACCCTGCTTAGTTGACACTGGGACATAGGGTACAGGGCTCTACAGACAAAGGTGCCACTCTTCAGCAGGTGCAGTGGGGGCCGAGGCTTGGCCATGAGGAGCAcatcagagaaaaggaagaacatCCGGGGCCGAGGCTCTCCAGCGGGAGGCACCACTAGAAGCCAACCCTGTCGCAGGAACCAGCGTCCTTGAAAATGAGAGAGCCATTACTGTACAGGCACACAAAAGGACAGGAGGCTGGGGAAAGGGGCAATGGTACTGTGTGGCTACGTGGAGGTGTGGACCACtcgagtcagttctctccttctgcctttatGTGGGTTCCGGGATTAGCCCAGCTCATACGGCAAGCACGgcgttacccactgagccatcttgccagcccaacaTGCTGGTGTtgtagaggaagaggagcagataAGCAAGAGGCAATTGAGTGCAGGGCGAAGTCCACGGTCTACCTGCGGTGAGCCCTTTCGCCTTGCGTCCGCTGAGCAGAGCCTGCACGCGCAGCAGATGCTGGTCGTTCTTCTGATTCTGGCCGATAGCCTGGACCTTCTGCGCAGTCTCACTCACCAGGCGGGCAGCCCCTGGAACAACACCCTGTGCCTCACTTCCAACAGGACATTGGCTTTGAGTAGCTCTTGGTGGGACAAGACAAGCTagtctgggggcgggggtggggtctggatcaggttctttctagcttcttgaAGAAAAGGCAGGGCAGTTAGGGACACTACATTCCATGGAAGACAGGGGCATACCAGACACTGTTGGGGGTCAGAACCAGACAGGCAGCCCCTGCCTGAGTTGAGGAACTAGAACCTACGTGTGAGCTGCTGGTAGTCAGGGCTGTTGGGAACTGTGTTTTCAGCCAAAGCCACGACAAGATTCTCGTACCTGGAAGCGGATAGTTGGAAGtgaagggaagcagaggcaggctaaaTGCCCTGGATTCACAGACTTGCAGATCAGCTTCCCTGATGTTCATTTCTTAACTGTCAGGACAGCCCTGGCTCCTCTGTTGCCCCTCTTTAATCTGGGACTCCGAATCTGGGCTCAAATTACACTCCCATCCTACACTGAAGAATCAGGAGGCTGGGTCAGAAGATGAAACTGAACCAAACCAAGAAGGCTACCACAGACAGCAGCCTATGAGCCCTGAATCAGAACTTCACAAGACTTAGGCCAACCCCTCATCTCGCTGAACTTTTCCAGAGAGCCTGTCTCTGGTGCAGGTTCCTTCAGTATACAGTCCGACAGCCCCAGATCTGACACTGCAGACCCTGGATACCCCTGTGGGGCCACATTTACTCTGGTCAAAGCTTCTTAGAAACAATTTGGCCCAGAAAAGCAGAGTTGGGATTGAACCTATGGCATCCCCACAGAACTTCGGACCTCGGTTACACAGCCTGAGATGATTAATTCCAGCCCAGAGGGATTCTCACGCACTGTTGGAGCCGTTGCAGAGGTAGAGGGAGCAGGTCCTGGAGCTGAAGACCCCCAAATTCAGGGCGACCTTCCTGAAGTTTCACGAACCTCCGAAAACGCTTACTCTTCTTCAGCTGCTCCTGGGTTGAGAGGAGAGTTCACCTCAGGGAGAGAAGCCTCCCTCTCCTCAGAGGACAATCAGCAAGGCGTGCATGCACTCCTGCGGGAAGCCTGGTCCTCCTAGAGTTGTTAGCAAGGAGCTGGGTTCTTGATAGGGTTtcttttgtgtagccctggctatactggaactcactctgtagaccaggctggcctcgaactcagaaatccacctgcctctgcctcccaagtgctgggattacaggcgtgcaccaccaccgcccggcaagaagCTGGATTCTAATGCAATAAACTAATTAGTTTAGGTTTCTAAATTAAGGGGTCAGGAGGAAGACAGACTGCAGGTTACCTGAAGGGTAGTCTGAGACCTCTCTGCGTTGGCAGCATATTGGGTGTAGAGCTCCAGGTGGGGGCAGAAGCCCTGTAGCCCAGGCCCCCATTGTCCTTCTTCCAAATAGGGAAGCAGCTCTCTGGGTGGGCAAAGGGCAGTAAAAGAGCAATCAACAACTACTCTACACTCCCTCATACACTTCCCGTAACCCTGCCTCGGAGGTAGTGCTATTATCCCATCTTAGAGCTGGAGACCTAGGCAGGGTAAGGCATTGGGCCAACCAACCCCACAGGTGAGAAAGTTTGCTGATGAACTTGGCCTTTGTGACTCGGCTTGATGCTCCCTCTCCCTGCAATTCTTCCACTCACAGGCTGGCGGCATAGATGAGCTCCCAGGTCCCAAACAGGGTCTGGCGCTCTGGTGGTCGTAGCGTCCCTTTGGCTTTCAGGATCCGCAGGAAGTACTGTGGAGGGGGGAAAATACAACTTTCTTAGTCTGTAGCAAGTGAGAGCCAACGTCAGGTGCAGCCAGAAACTGTAGAAGAAAGCCTGAACTCCGACCTCGGGGAAGCAAGGTCTGTGACCTTCCCACACCTCCACCGAGACCCACCGTGGCCACCAGCCCCAGTTGTTCCTGGTAGCGCCGCTCGGTCTCCAGCAGCTCCCGAGCGGTGCAGACACGTTTCCGTTCCCAACGAGCACGCT is a window encoding:
- the Ccdc107 gene encoding coiled-coil domain-containing protein 107 isoform X4; this encodes MRSLQIPAVAFHIPKKVLAVWPCGGILTCRFMSWFCLYLPAQQGPDEAAVLREEKKKKKSLQSEQQLVQLTQQLAQTEQHLNNLMTQLDPLFEQVTTLVGTQRELLNTKLKTIHHLLLQDCKPDTGVEVPEPEAGIPFPEDLQKDDQEAGNSQACEEPINWSPETWNLAPSWEVERGLRRRWPKTVTKGPAVNGGQPPKAGAVGAEAWP
- the Ccdc107 gene encoding coiled-coil domain-containing protein 107 isoform X1; its protein translation is MAGAGPALSILGLLLASALFGVLGERPSPDLGAHPGTKRRSQVSPGATEPRRQPPPKDQRERARAGSLSLGVLYTAAVVAFVLFKCLQGPDEAAVLREEKKKKKSLQSEQQLVQLTQQLAQTEQHLNNLMTQLDPLFEQVTTLVGTQRELLNTKLKTIHHLLLQDCKPDTGVEVPEPEAGIPFPEDLQKDDQEAGNSQACEEPINWSPETWNLAPSWEVERGLRRRWPKTVTKGPAVNGGQPPKAGAVGAEAWP
- the Ccdc107 gene encoding coiled-coil domain-containing protein 107 isoform X2, which encodes MAGAGPALSILGLLLASALFGVLGERPSPDLGAHPGTKRRSQVSPGATEPRRQPPPKDQRERARAGSLSLGVLYTAAVVAFVLFKCLQGPDEAAVLREEKKKKKSLQSEQQLVQLTQQLAQTEQHLNNLMTQLDPLFEQVTTLVGTQRELLNTKLKTIHHLLLQDCKPDTGVEVPEPEAGIPFPEDLQKDDQEAGNSQACEEPINWSPETWNLAPSWEVERGLRRRWPKTVTKGPAVNGGQPPKESKQNSENS
- the Ccdc107 gene encoding coiled-coil domain-containing protein 107 isoform X3; translated protein: MAGAGPALSILGLLLASALFGVLGERPSPDLGAHPERRSQVSPGATEPRRQPPPKDQRERARAGSLSLGVLYTAAVVAFVLFKCLQGPDEAAVLREEKKKKKSLQSEQQLVQLTQQLAQTEQHLNNLMTQLDPLFEQVTTLVGTQRELLNTKLKTIHHLLLQDCKPDTGVEVPEPEAGIPFPEDLQKDDQEAGNSQACEEPINWSPETWNLAPSWEVERGLRRRWPKTVTKGPAVNGGQPPKAGAVGAEAWP
- the Arhgef39 gene encoding rho guanine nucleotide exchange factor 39, with amino-acid sequence MENQGSAACCPVLQQRARWERKRVCTARELLETERRYQEQLGLVATYFLRILKAKGTLRPPERQTLFGTWELIYAASLELLPYLEEGQWGPGLQGFCPHLELYTQYAANAERSQTTLQEQLKKSKRFRRFVKLQEGRPEFGGLQLQDLLPLPLQRLQQYENLVVALAENTVPNSPDYQQLTRAARLVSETAQKVQAIGQNQKNDQHLLRVQALLSGRKAKGLTAGRWFLRQGWLLVVPPAGEPRPRMFFLFSDVLLMAKPRPPLHLLKSGTFVCRALYPMSQCQLSRVFGHSGGPCGGLLSLSFPREKLLLMSTDQEELSQWYHSLTLAVRSQKSSTHRSDSAT